Sequence from the Cucurbita pepo subsp. pepo cultivar mu-cu-16 chromosome LG02, ASM280686v2, whole genome shotgun sequence genome:
ACAAACGTGCAGTCTTGGAGCTCGACCAATGTAGGACCGTAGTTCGATAGAGCATAGCTTAAGTTGACTCCGCTCGTCATCTGGCTGTATAAGCTCGGAGTCAATCGCCCCGTCGTGATGCATATATCACCGGTAGGCGAAACTTGGCAGACATAGCTGCCCCATACCTGTTCAATGAAGATAAGAAGATGACAAGTAAGGCTTCTCTTTTAGAATGAACTTCACTTTGGCTACCCTATGACTTACTTGTGTAGCATTTTGCAAGTCTACTTCACCGGAAGAGCAAGTTCTCGGTGTCAAGTCCGGATGGTGAAACGGGTTACAGAGCGTTGGCATAACGGGACCGGATTGGTTGAAGTACATCGGTTTGAAGTTCGGCGAAAAATTTATGTTCGAGACATTGGTGATCACCTCGTTGATCAAATCGACGAGTTGTGCACTCACTTCCTTGCTTTTTACCAGGGTTTCTTGAGCAGTCACTTTATCGACACAAGGAAGAACGTCGTCTAAGGCCGTGTAGGCGCTCGGATTCTGGACCCATTGGTCCATTGCGACACAAGTATCTGCAGCCACACTACATATCGAATCGAAAACGATATCAGGTTTTAGTGTCTATGAACTCGTAATTTGAATTCGTTAGGGAAACGGATTATCGTTTTGTAAGCAATAAGATCTTTCGACTTTATACAGAAATTCACTATACTTCAAGTATATGAATAAAGcggtaacaacctaagcctaccgctagcagatattgtccagcttttcctttcgggcttcccctcaaagtttttaaaacgcgtctgtaacggcccaagcccaccgctagcagctattgtcctctttgggctttccctttcgagcttcccctcaaggtttgtaaaacatgtatgctagggagaggtttctacacccttataaagaatgtttcattctcctccccaatcgatgttggatctcacaatccacctcccttaggAGTCCAATATCCctactggcactcgttccctcctccaatcgatatggaaCCCccctaccccccttcggagcccagcgtcctcgctagcactcgtttccttctccaatcgatgtgggactccctcaaTCCACTTCCGGACCCAGCGTctttgctagcacatcgcctcgtgtccacccccttcggggctcagcctcttcGTTGGCACAACGCCtagtatctggctctgataccatttgtaacaacctaagctccgctagcatatattgtcccctttgggctttcccttacaAGCTTCCccacaaggtttttaaaacgtgtatgctaggaagaggtttccacacccttataaagaatgtttcgttctcctccccaaccgacatAAGATCTCAcagtgtctgctagggagaagtttccacacccttataaggaacgacttcgttcccctctccaaccgacatggtATCTCGCAGAAGCATTTCAATCAACGAAAAACGTTTAAACATTATACAGAAACTCACATCACTTCAAGTATTTGCAGCACAAGATCGAATAAACACGACTTACTtgtgaagaacaagaaacgTGCCAGATAAGACGAACGTCCCGGTGACGAGTAACCAACCAGTTATCACCAGGCTGCAATAGAATCATCACAACACCTTCTTAAGGCAATGAAGTAAAGAAATGAACAACAAAACTTCAAATACCTTACTTACATGTACACAAGAACTTGCATACCAAATATGGAGAACACTGCAGCCAAAACGTTAAACCATACTAAAATGAGTAAGAATCAAACTAAATAGCATAGCAAAGAGCTAGAAAAGAGCTTACAAAATCCAAGAAACGTCAACAAAAGCATGATCGCGGCGACGATTATCAGAGCCAGACGACTGCAATATCCGAAAATCGTCAGCTCATGATCGAATTATGAGGAACatatgaacaagaaaagaatcaGTGAAGCCTAAACATACATAGAATCAAGGAGATCTTTTATGTCATTTGAGTTATGAACAGTTTTTTCATCAAGAACACTAGCAGAAGAGTTGATCTTGATCTCGATTTGATCGATATCAGTTTGAACATCagaaggcaagaacacttgatcgACTCCGGTCTGCTTGGCTGCAGCAAAGTAATCCGATACATCCCGAAGCTTTCGAGCAGTGAAATCCGCTTGACTTACAACATATTCCAATGTTTTTGATGAACTATTGTGAAACCTTGCTTGACCAGTGTATAAAATGACACATCCAATGCTGAAAAGACAAAAGATTATGATGCATAAGCTTTTTGAGCCAAATACAGAACAAGTGGAAGAGAGAAAGGCAAGATGTTCACATTGCTGAAATGGAGAACATAATGAGGAGGAGTAGTGAAAGAGCATAAGCGGTTCGAGAATAGCTGTATGAGCGTTTTTCGCAACAGAAGTAACAAAGAGAAACGACGAATAAGCAAAGGCCGAACCCCGAGAGCCAGGCTGCAGCAACAGCAAACAATGGAGCTGCAGTGAAGCTAACAGACTGTATCCAAATCAGAGAAGCATGGAGTAAGAACAGATATGCATAGAATTATCGGGAAAAACGTCGTCTATGATCGATTGATCGATCACGAAAAGGATGTGAAATATGAGAAAACGAGTAAACTTGGGAGAGTCACAGCAAAACAGAGAAGCATTGCATTCCATGTAAGAACAAGTATTGACAATGCATATTGTTGAAGATTAAGATTAATGTAAccatccaagcccaccgctagcagatattgtcttctgaCCTTTacttttaggcttcccctcaaagttttaaaacgtgtttactagggagaggtttccaaacccttataaagaatgtttcgttctcctctccaatcaatgtgggatctcccttttaaggcccaacgtcctcactagcactcgttcccctctccaatagatgtgagatctcacaatccaccccccttcggggcccaacgtccttgctagcactccttcccctctctaatcgatgtcattctcctctctaatcgatgtgggatctcaccatccaccctccttcgagacccagcatcctcactagcactcattctcctctccaatcgatatcattttcctctccaatcaacgtgggatcgcacaatccacccccttcaggggcccaacgtcctcactagcactcattcccctctccaatccaCATTATTCCCTCAGAAAAGGCTAGAAGTAACCATTTATCAAATGATATGGACTAAACCTCCTATATGCTTGCTTAGCTCATACAAAACAGCCCCATATCCAAGTTCCCACATCTTCAACAACCAACAAAACCAAAGCTAAATAGCCATTCAATCACATTCTCAATCAAATTCCCATAAGAAAACCAACACATATCAAAACTTCATCAAGAAACTGAGTTGGGGGAACAAACTTACAGCCCAATAATGTCGGTCACTGATATTCCACCCATTAGTATAAACTTGAAACCCACTAAGAGGATCTTTTCTTCGAGTTCTTTCAGCTGCCAACACAAACAACGAGTGCTCAACAGGCTCCATTACGGGTCCTTCAGCAACAGACCCCTTAGGACTTCCCCAACCAAGCTCCCCACCAGAATAATAGTCTTCATTTCTCCACTCTACAAAAAAGATAGCCATAAACAGAAGAAAAACGACAAAAAAAAGGGCAAAATCCAAACAACCCTTTTCTCTAAACACGTTATATTTTCGAAAAGTGACCAAGAAACTGTGAGTGAGTACCTGAGATGGGAGGAATTTGAGAGAAGGGAGTTTGAGAACCGCCATGGGAGAAGGGAAATAGAGCAGAGGAATAGCAGAGTGAAAATGCAGCTAGAACTGAAAGTGGCGGTGACCAGTGACGTGGCATTTCGTGGTTAAAGAGAGGTAAGTTACCGGGTTGAGCTGTTCTTGGTGCTCGCCGGTGGCCGGAAACTGAAAACGGTTGCGAGGAGGAATAACGAAACGTTGGATACTTCtgattattttagttttatttggGTGCTCTTAATTTCTCTGCTGTCCCACACTCGTATTGGTTGAAATTTTTCATGACGAAATTGCCCTTCCGTCCGTtgttaaaacatttattaaaaacaataaaaaaatttattatatatagaaaatagtTGAAGTATATtgacaaatataatatttaaagcatttattaaaattttaattataaaaagaagaatgttataaaaaggacaaaattgtaattttaagcttaaaattaaattaatgtccCATAAAAAAGGCAAGAAGGCGGGAAAGGCAGGGGCATTTATGTCAGAAAAAAGATGAGGATTGAATTGGGCCAGGTGGATGAGAAGTGCGGCCCAGAGTAGATTCAAAATGGTGGGTCCCACACAGGCACAACATCCTATGAAATGTTTGCTTTTTGAGTTTGTCTGATCTTTGGAGTACGCGAAGGCCCAATAAGGCCCACCAATTCCGCCTCTCGTTTcggctttttatttttttatattttatttttaaatataaaattacacggacaaatatatatatatatatatatatttatttatattattgttttattgtaattgtaatattaactttaattgatttttatacccaaaaaaaaaaatgcaaagtaaaaatttgaattttgacgtaataaattaaataaatgcttttattaaattatgcttcaattatttgttttaatatatttctttcaattatgcaaataaataaggaaattcTAACCTCTTagttgttagatgaacacgacttccaacaatggtatgatattatcctcttcaaacataaaatggagagagtattcattgattataaaatcCACAAGCATTCCCCaaattagctgatgtgggactttcatcatccaacaccttccCTTAAACAAAGCACGTCTCTCcataattgaggctcgactcctttggagtcttagtcattttttactataccttcgaggaggcttgattcctttattcgacatttgaggatttaccaatctattggcatgactctgataccatgttagacaaacacaattccccacaatggtatgatattattcactttcagcctaagctctcatagTTTTACTTTGGGGTTCCCTAAGAGGCCTCACAGATGGAGAGAGTATTgcttgattataaatccatgagcatttcctaaattaaccgggactttcatcatccaacagtaGTTAACTCAAGTTCgtataaataaacataattataaaataatataaatataaatataatttagtaaatacataatatgaatttataCACGTGTGACgcaatattataaaaataatgcaCCAGTCCCGTTTCCCCAAAATTCGGTTCTGAATCGGgcaatattaaattataagaatttttCGAAATCTGACAAACCTTGTCCTTTCTGACAATTGAGTCCTGATTTTCAAACCTCTATATTTGACCTTTTTTGCTTGTTTTCTCACTGATAAAAGGAGACCAGAGAAAGTGGGGCCCAGGAATATTTGTGGGCCTAACTGGCAAAAAAGGAGGCCCATGAAACACTGTGGGCCTTACGTATATTTGACCCAATCAATGGTTTCCATCAAGGCccaattgaaatattaatattagaaTCTTGatattagaatttaaattttacagaTGGACCtgttcataaaatatatatatcgatgcaaaagaattattaaaaatattttaatgaagaatcatcttcatatgattttttttttttttttgaatcgaCCTAATCATCTAATTTAGCaccttataaaatttattccGTTACAACTTTCAAAGACTTGCAAAGAGGGTTTACATCCAACTTTCCATTTACACCGTCATTATTGTCATGAAAGACACAAACAACGAAAGCATTTTGATACGTTGACATTGTGTTATGAAACTCACAAGACTTTGGAtctaaattattcaataacCCCCAAAACAATAAAGAATCAATCGAGAATAAAGAAAGCTCGTGATTCGAATTACTTCACAAGATGTTTGATCAACGTTACTTTCTTAGCATGAAAGTTCtaaaacacaagaatttgcacaAAGTGAAAAGATTAACTCTCAATAGATCTAAAATCCAAActctattattttcaattaaaaaattagaggacgacaatgaaaaaaatgaagactTTATATACCCTTTGACAACTTTAACCTATGTGAGTTAAATACACTTgtaacctccatattaaaacAGCTAacttaaatgattaaaaaaaaaaaaaaattgaaatgacaattaaaataatgcaaGGGAAGAAATGTGTCATATAGTAACTATCCACGGACTAAGTTCCATACGTTTAACTAAGAGTTCATTATATGCAAGTTAAAATGCATTTTATGTACCTTcatcttgaagctcaactttgcacaacacGTGGAAAAGGACTCCAATATCTTCAGAACTTCCTTTTACGACCTCACATAGTTTATAGTTTGAATATGAGAGAGTGACCTGGAAAGGGAAGGGATGATCCGAAGCATAAGTGAAGGAAATGGGATTTTCTCCAAGGATTGGCTGACTTTGTTGATGTCATTCATAGAGCACTGGCAATTACCTGAAAATCATTCATCAAGTTAAGAGGCTTAATGGGTTGAGTTTCTaaggaagaaatggaaggataTTTGTTCTTACAAAGCAAAAATGGTGTTCTTGGACGAGAAATCATTCAAGTTGAAGCAGACTGGTGTTCTTGAAGTGCAAGAGGAATAGTTGGTCTCCAAGTTGTTCCATTTGGGCCATCCATGAGAGTAATTCCAACACCAGCTAGATCATTCCTGATTGCATCGGATTTTTCATACTCCTTATTCTTTCTTGCTGCATTCCTCTCTTCTATCTTCTGTACTACTTGTTCGTTCGTCATCTTTGCACGTGTTAACGCCTTTTCCTTCAGCTGTCCCAGAGCctgtgttaaaaaaaaaaaaaaaaaaaaaacgttttcGCCATTATCCGCTTCTGAAGAGTGAGGTTCATAAGTCAAGTCCCCAAAAATGTTACAGGATTTGAATACAGTGACATGAATCCATTTCTACCTCAGAGTAACTTGCAGGCATCAGTCCTAAAATGGACAACAGCCTTCCTATTATCTTCTCCAAAGCTGCAAGAGATTCGATTCGAAATTCCTGCTTCTTGCCCTGTATGAATTAGAATTACGCATGTTACAACAAAGGATAAGTAGAAGACAATGATCCTTTAGTCTCCAACACTACTTCGTTGACTCGAACAGAAACATCATTTTATCTTTCCGGTTCAATCTTAAACTAAGACATAATCTCGAACAATCTTTTAGACAAATCTCATTAGTAGAAGACAATGATCTTACTACAATGTTAATCATTAGATAATTCTGAAGAAACACAGGTtcactgtaacgacccagatccaccgctagcagatattgtcctctttgagctttccctttcgggcttcccctcaaggctttaaaacgcgtctgctaggggaaggtttccacacccttataaatggtggtttgttctcctccccaaccaatgtgggacatcacattcACTGAAGCCTAAGATAAGCATGTTTATACTAAAAACTCAAACAGATAAAGATGGACTATATCAGAATGAATCAAGCTACACTTGTATCAAATACCTTACGAGTATGTAACAAATCATTGATAATTTTCAAAGGATCTGATAACGCTGCCAAAACCACATTAGTGTGAATGTCATCGGACATCGAGGTCAGGAAAACATTGTAGAATTTGTTGATCTCTTCCATCAAACTTGGGGGAATGGAACCCTTAAGACTTGATTCATCTTGCTGGCTAAGAACAGTTTTACAGTCATCAAGAGTCTGCAACCATTCAAATTCAGTGAAACTGAATTAATCATGATTTCTAAGATAAAGACACTGAGCATCTTATATTATGATACAAGAACAAAAGGGTGGGTCGaacatattaaatttatgCGAGGATATTTGTACCTATTGAAACATCATGATGTTTTCATGTGCatagtgtcacggtcatgcttgtccagggCGTGTATGCCTATGCCACGCTGaactctttatttaattttatgttgtaTTATCTTACTATTGTATTTTGTATGACTACTCGGCGAAATCATGTGTAGGCATGCCAAACTTGAattgcctcaaaatgtactattaGAGGGgcgtgactagttgtcaactcctCCCCTTGATTTTGTATGACCGTTCAGCGAAATCACGTCTAGGCTTGCCAGACCTAAATCAcctcaaaatatactataggGGGATGCGAATAGTTGTCAAAATCTCCCTACCCAGaaagttatatgttatttaagccGTTGTGTTGCCTTTTTCTATAGTTATATAACGTTGCTTTCAAATCTTCTCTCATTCTTACTTTCAAACTcgctttcgaaaatctctctgcccccgctttctaaaaccttcttctcaaaCGGGGCCAAAGGAGCATACGTTGTCTGGCGGTAGGCGATGCAAATccaaattggcttaactcactcgGTGTCGggagtgagtgccgcacaatcgcaaagTCCGTTGCCAAGAAAAGTACGATTGTGACACATAGCCTACGCTTGTTCTTGCATGTGTCTACTTAGTGATGATAACAGTTGCAACGGCTGTATAAATATACTTTCTCACGATGAAAATTCTATGCTACAACCCTATGAGAGTAATCGAGTTGCGTCAAAGATGATTAAACGAAAAACTTGTATGTTATCGTACCTGATAGATGTAAAAAATGCGATCTGAAGCACTTTCAAGCAGGAAATCAGAGTAGTTGATTGGAGAACGATAGTGTGTCCCCAATAAGAAAAGCCTCAAAGCCAGTGGATGGTAAAGATCTATCACCTGGAAATTTATAGTAATAACGTTGAAAACCGATTCTTATAATAACatgaaacaacaaaaatcaGATCCTGCAACGAATTTCCataattgtttaaaaagatgaagaaaaataaaagaaagaaaaggggaagtcagaatgaaagatttgaatctACCTGCCGAATGGTGAAAAAGTTCCCAAGAGATTTAGACATTTTCTCAGAGTCGATAGTTACGAAACCATTATGTACCCAGTAGCTTATATTACTCGTTTTGCAAGTGGCACAACTCTGagcaatttcattttcatggtGGGGAAAGACAAGATCCATCCCTCCACCATGTATATCAAAAGAATAACCCAGATATGTTGCACTCATGGCACTACACTCTATATGCCATCCAGGCCTTCCAGGACCCCATGGACTTTCCCAAAATGGCTCCCCCTCCTTTGCAGACTGCATGATAGCACAGGACTTCAATAATAATACATAAACAGGACACAGATGTGTGAAAGATAGGTAGGGCGAATCATCATACAATTTTGAAGTGCTGTGTTTATCTTTGTCAGTTCATTGATAAGGCAATTGATCTGTACCTAAAAATGAACCAAGAATTGTTGACTTTTCTTTATCTATCTtcaattcaacaaatttatcCATCTCTTTCATTCAGAGAATCTCATAGTTTGATGTATGCATGCAAGTTGCAACACTTAACAATAATACAAGGCAACTAGATTGACCTTCCACAATGCAAAATCAGCAGGGTTCTTCTTCCTGGAGTCCACAGCAACCCGCTCTCCAGCTCGATTATCCTCTAATTTTCGTCCTGATAATAGTCCATATTCTGGAAATTTGTCCACATTGAAGTACACATCACCATCAACACAATAGGCATATCCATTATCAAGAATCTGAtgacacaaaagaaacaattaaTGGCTTGTCATGCATACCTCCCCTTTGAGAATCAAGAGTAATACCCACAGAGCATAAAAGAAGACAACAACTCAATAATATATGCTTATTGAAACAAAAGATGGCTTTAAGGCTTGTCGAGAATCGAGATAATATGATTACCTGAAGGTTCAAACACACGAATTCTAGTTAGGTGTTACTCGGATGAAGAccacaaatcaaagaaaattttaccTGTTTTATCATATCAATGATCTGGGGCATGTGGTCTGAAACTCGTGGTTCAACTGAAGGTGGCAAACAATGAAGAGACACCATATCTTGACAGAATTCTTCACAGTAACGCTTACTTAAATTAAGCGGATCTTCGCCCAACTCATTTGCTCTAACAATTATCTACAGAATTTGAAAAGTGCAGACTCAGGATCCTGTCATAGcattatgaaaaatgttggtACCAAGATAAAGAAACATGATCATATCAAGCATTAAAAATGTGTAAAATGCTCCGGTTTCCTACATGGAATGGAACAAAAGTGACAACGGGAATCTATCTTCAACGCATGTAGGATTTGCATcaatttttacttaaaaattaagcttCATTAAGCACTCAAATGAAACTACCAATTGCAGTACTCTATCCATCTATCTTTACAATTGATACTCCCTTTCACTCTTTATGAGCAAAAAACAGGGAAAACCATTCACTACAGAAGATGTACCAACAAATCAAAGAATCGAgcaaaaagaaattcaatcgATATTCATTCCCAGAAGTAAAAGGCAACATACGTGCAAGGGAAACGGCAATTTAAGCatggaaaaatgaaatttcatataaagAAGACACAATTTTAGAAGATTCACTTACTTTGTCATCCACATCGGTGAAATTGCGAACATAAAGAACTTCGTATCCCAAATGCTTCAAATACCTGCTAGCATTTCAACACAGAGATAACAAATCATCACACAAAtgtttaattaagaaaaaaaaaaaaaaaagagttaagGTAACACTTAGATAGAATCAATACCTATATAGAACATCGAAAGTAACATAAACACGCGCATGGCCAATATGGCTGAGATCATAGGCAGTGACACCACACACGTACATGCCCACTTTACCTTCAACCTTGGTCTTGAACAGCTCCTTCTTCCTACTCATTGTGTTGTGCAGCCAGAGTTCCGACGAGGTACACTGACGCGGAACGCCGCCGATTTCTTTGTGATTCTCCTCATTAACCGGATGCTGAGATAAACTCAGAGAAGTAGTGAAACATCTCGCGGACTTGAAGAACGGAAAACGAAAATGACGACGAGTTCTGCGGAGGAGAATCGCCTGAGAGACTGAAATCGGAGAGAATCGAGTTACCATTAATGGGTTGTAGAGCTTTAGGAGGGAAGCCATTTTCGCTCTGTCCTTGGATTTTGGTCCTCTCTTTACCCTCCTCTTCTGGGCGCTACTTTAATACGTTATCTGCGATGCAAACTCTTGACTTTTAACTCACGAGTTGACTCGCAAAGACAcctattaatttttcttcttcttataatacacatatatatacatatattaattataattttatttaattctataattattttttcaattattcttaACCAAAATATCGtacatattaattttttttttacttttattaaaaaatgttcaaaagtaatttcttataaaaaaatgaatagtattaataattttcgCGGAGTAATTTTAAGGAGTAATGTTAAAGAATAACAcaacataattattaaatatatatatatatatatatattttgttgaggattattaggAGTAAATCCCACtttagttaatttagtggaagatcatatgtttgaaaaatattatctccattggtatgaagccttctcgggaaacccaaagcaaaatcatgagaactactgtgaagagtcgtgatgCTGTAACATGTATGtatacataatataatatatatatatatatatatatatatatatatatatatatatataaaataaaaaggaaaaatatgaaagtaatataaaaatgaagtaTCAAAATAATGTTTGATCCAAAATGGGTGACACATAATGGTCGTTTACATACTAAGAGACTCGTTTTAAGAATGATGATGAAATCCAGACCAAACTAATGTCTAATTGATGATAATGATGCGTATCAGAATAAAAACGAACACAAACAAGTCGAGTTTATCCCAGCTGTGTTTTGGCCAGAATGGTATTATCAGAGCGACTAGATGATTACGCGCATTTGCTTCTGAGTGTTAGAAATCCCGATTTCTTCCTGCAGGACTTGGATGCATTTGAGCTGGGGATGTAGTCGGTATCAAAATCGATCTTTTTAACTGCTCCGGCCAGCCCCGGGTAGCAAGCTTGATAAGGTCGGGACGCCTTGGTTCCTCATTTCTTCTTGTGCTCTCCTCATTTCTTCAGGATCTGATCATTGGGACATCACAAAATCATGCAATCAGAGATGGGAAGAAACTCaatcattcatttatatgatcgaATTGAATTAGCTTGAGTTTTCTGTCTCGAGGCAGATCAAGACGTTGCTGATTGGAACTAAAAACATGAACTTCCCCCATTCGATTTGTTATGATGAACCGAATGAAGTTGTAGGTTCATCAGAAGGGCAAGATATTAGCAACATACTAGTTTGAAACTTTTGCCAAGAAATGCGGCATGAGAAAAAATCATCTATCATATCATctattaaagttttaagtaGTAACTAAGTATTAGGAATCACGT
This genomic interval carries:
- the LOC111788145 gene encoding uncharacterized protein LOC111788145; this encodes MPRHWSPPLSVLAAFSLCYSSALFPFSHGGSQTPFSQIPPISEWRNEDYYSGGELGWGSPKGSVAEGPVMEPVEHSLFVLAAERTRRKDPLSGFQVYTNGWNISDRHYWASVSFTAAPLFAVAAAWLSGFGLCLFVVSLCYFCCEKRSYSYSRTAYALSLLLLIMFSISAIIGCVILYTGQARFHNSSSKTLEYVVSQADFTARKLRDVSDYFAAAKQTGVDQVFLPSDVQTDIDQIEIKINSSASVLDEKTVHNSNDIKDLLDSIRLALIIVAAIMLLLTFLGFLFSIFGMQVLVYILVITGWLLVTGTFVLSGTFLVLHNVAADTCVAMDQWVQNPSAYTALDDVLPCVDKVTAQETLVKSKEVSAQLVDLINEVITNVSNINFSPNFKPMYFNQSGPVMPTLCNPFHHPDLTPRTCSSGEVDLQNATQVWGSYVCQVSPTGDICITTGRLTPSLYSQMTSGVNLSYALSNYGPTLVELQDCTFVRQTFDDIHTKYCPGLQQYSRWVYVGLATVSIAVMLSLILWIIYGRERRHRAYTKGLTTKPTGEELEGNKES
- the LOC111788139 gene encoding cysteine--tRNA ligase, chloroplastic/mitochondrial-like isoform X1 encodes the protein MASLLKLYNPLMVTRFSPISVSQAILLRRTRRHFRFPFFKSARCFTTSLSLSQHPVNEENHKEIGGVPRQCTSSELWLHNTMSRKKELFKTKVEGKVGMYVCGVTAYDLSHIGHARVYVTFDVLYRYLKHLGYEVLYVRNFTDVDDKIIVRANELGEDPLNLSKRYCEEFCQDMVSLHCLPPSVEPRVSDHMPQIIDMIKQVIILSRFSTSLKAIFCFNKHILLSCCLLLCSVGITLDSQRGEYGLLSGRKLEDNRAGERVAVDSRKKNPADFALWKSAKEGEPFWESPWGPGRPGWHIECSAMSATYLGYSFDIHGGGMDLVFPHHENEIAQSCATCKTSNISYWVHNGFVTIDSEKMSKSLGNFFTIRQVIDLYHPLALRLFLLGTHYRSPINYSDFLLESASDRIFYIYQTLDDCKTVLSQQDESSLKGSIPPSLMEEINKFYNVFLTSMSDDIHTNVVLAALSDPLKIINDLLHTRKGKKQEFRIESLAALEKIIGRLLSILGLMPASYSEALGQLKEKALTRAKMTNEQVVQKIEERNAARKNKEYEKSDAIRNDLAGVGITLMDGPNGTTWRPTIPLALQEHQSAST
- the LOC111788139 gene encoding cysteine--tRNA ligase, chloroplastic/mitochondrial-like isoform X2, producing MASLLKLYNPLMVTRFSPISVSQAILLRRTRRHFRFPFFKSARCFTTSLSLSQHPVNEENHKEIGGVPRQCTSSELWLHNTMSRKKELFKTKVEGKVGMYVCGVTAYDLSHIGHARVYVTFDVLYRYLKHLGYEVLYVRNFTDVDDKIIVRANELGEDPLNLSKRYCEEFCQDMVSLHCLPPSVEPRVSDHMPQIIDMIKQILDNGYAYCVDGDVYFNVDKFPEYGLLSGRKLEDNRAGERVAVDSRKKNPADFALWKSAKEGEPFWESPWGPGRPGWHIECSAMSATYLGYSFDIHGGGMDLVFPHHENEIAQSCATCKTSNISYWVHNGFVTIDSEKMSKSLGNFFTIRQVIDLYHPLALRLFLLGTHYRSPINYSDFLLESASDRIFYIYQTLDDCKTVLSQQDESSLKGSIPPSLMEEINKFYNVFLTSMSDDIHTNVVLAALSDPLKIINDLLHTRKGKKQEFRIESLAALEKIIGRLLSILGLMPASYSEALGQLKEKALTRAKMTNEQVVQKIEERNAARKNKEYEKSDAIRNDLAGVGITLMDGPNGTTWRPTIPLALQEHQSAST